A genomic region of Columba livia isolate bColLiv1 breed racing homer chromosome 12, bColLiv1.pat.W.v2, whole genome shotgun sequence contains the following coding sequences:
- the VBP1 gene encoding prefoldin subunit 3 isoform X1, whose amino-acid sequence MKQPGNETADVVLKKLDEQYQKYKFLELNLAQKKRRLKSQIPEIKQTLDILKHMQKKKDSTNPMETRFLLADNLYCKATIPPTDKVCLWLGANVMLEYDIDEAQALLEKNLSTATRNLDLLEEDLDFLRDQFTTTEVNMARVYNWDVKRRNKQDPSKNKA is encoded by the exons ATGAAACAGCCTGGAAATGAGACAGCAGATGTAGTTCTTAAGAAGCTGGATGAGCAGTATCAGAAGTATAAATTTTTGGAACTTAATCTTGCTCAAAAGAAAAGGAG GCTAAAAAGTCAGATTCCTGAAATTAAACAGACATtagacattttaaaacacatgcagaagaaaaag GATTCCACAAATCCAATGGAAACCAGATTTTTATTGGCAGATAATCTCTACTGCAAAGCTACAATTCCTCCTACAGATAAAGTTTGTTTGTGGTTGGGG gccaATGTGATGCTTGAATATGATATTGATGAAGCTCAGGCTCTGTTAGAGAAGAATTTGTCAACAGCCACAAGAAACCTTGATCTTCTAGAGGAAGACCTGGATTTTCTTAGAGATCAGTTCACCACTACAGAAGTCA ATATGGCTAGAGTTTATAACTGGGatgtaaagagaagaaacaagcaagaCCCTTCCAAAAACAAAGCATAG